In the Nothobranchius furzeri strain GRZ-AD chromosome 15, NfurGRZ-RIMD1, whole genome shotgun sequence genome, one interval contains:
- the spen gene encoding msx2-interacting protein isoform X2 — protein sequence MVRETRHLWVGNLPENVREEKIIEHFKRYGRVESVKVLPKRGSEGGVAAFVDFVDIKSAQKAHNAINKMGDRDLRTDYNEPGTIPSAARGLDDSLSLGSRGRDVSGFTRATGGAVYGAPSSLHSRDGRYERRLDGTAESRDRAYDHGAYGHHERPGSSFDRQRHYEADYYRDARERTLSSAGSGSGTSSGSTTVPSGVSGTIVSAVAGTAGAGGSAGAPTGGSGGSATSGVGFFRSHSRSPCRFETPEPRYESRTREPFTLASVVHRDLYREDRGRRGDRSYRQSHSRSPHSTHSRNPSPQRLVSQATRHPCSHSGSGSRSRSSSSDSASSTSSSTSGSDSSSSSSDDSPARSVQSAAVPAPSALPLSSFDKDEPRKSFGIKVQNLPVRSTDTSLKDGLFHEFKKHGKVTSVQIHGASEERYGLVFFRQQEDQEKALGASKGKLFFGMQIDVTAWNGPETESENEFRPLDERIDEFHPKATRTLFIGNLEKTTTYHDLLNIFERFGEIVDIDIKKANGAPQYAFLQYCDIASVCKAIKKMDGEYLGNNRLKLGFGKSMPTTCVWLDGLSSNTTGQFLTRHFCRYGHVVKVVFDRIKGMALILYNNIEYAQAAVKDTKGWKIGGSKIKVDFANQESQMTFYRSMQASGQDMRDFYDFLSEGREDRRNQYEFQAERQYYENVRTSGTFTEDPRRKYPARSREFYADWDPYQGDYYDPQYFEDPREYREYRADPYEQDIRKYSYLQRERERERERFETDRGRDHGRRTIERSQSPSHISTRRPVSPTASPSLSERIPSDSDRRICCQSSERSGSCSSISPPRFEKLEKARSERFVKAENLDKDRSFEIERGNLVEKEKRTSRKEKEKQRLKKLKVTSPTLQTCETEPELERDASPEAVQRGKASKIPKEILKGRLDLLPCVVQLTRVKEKEGKLIGHVFQEKQIPRGDSPRLASPTADQRSPSFRSESMKVDKHGKMPRDKNMHNSSEIAEKDGKIKSKKHVKSDIEFENTVSVDVDRLAARKRRFEDFGRTDRQKRANEEDSGRPGLYKLCNNTKETDAEKSLLIRGIHKKEHHREKYIRMALIISPKDGRDSENNSIDLPLEGQSHNEELQEDLTAQMKSPVIKMDLEGSKSENGSNLPNILDDTNLDMEELKEQNQLLSENECGRGKCKDFEEDDHLMSIIQSNKMEKNQWLPSKLADTDKLIKSPNHEGADFEKEYIMRDVGKPFQDMTGDDFSFKKRVKLESFDFELIKGKQDFARSQKLNDDLYNLPSIIGAGQFSENEDDETAHVSLSVTKKERKSSPATDERFSHTESIKNSLGLTTKHFTPSKHEVQKQKSSLLRFDDELMQHWEQQIKSDSSRMEINFSTDISKRESIRKRLSQDLEPGEVQSDSDDDGENKHISPKSSSSLSYILRGCDERMTKLSSSLEKNKFYSFALDKTITPDTKALLERAKTLYSSREDNWSFLPSRFPASHGCSDKDKAALAPRPIPSWYLKKKKIRTNSDEKLHDKKEELKPQEQERQELFASRFLHSSIFEQDSRRLQHLERKDPDLETGSNRPFTKPGNIDAHPESGTADFPQEPIVLFHSRFLELQQQKDKDHTSSEAENDSLEVEIKRREICNCDDEISDKESEPALKANEKSASPPVTVSSFVPSPKETSIPEKKDNVNTFSDPPVTFVKDEVEPVLEGPPPDSLPMEDLESSSPSKVLLLPTPTISEVEIKTDTKAEVTEPKTKFDDSLMMDHDPIVEESSLVSPGLQSAFKREQAELADSNCSPIEEKPEVIKLEPNVENQETKHHEEPQKTETDSEPCMPELEAEVKPLPARRKPKGKRAKSLSVLRATQPAHIVSSKKPATRKSERIDKEKLKRASSPRGEAPKLLLESKTTSKSPVHASDSEQIVESSLIYGRTRRRNVRSVYATLHEDEQAGKEVTESSRCTRKRGADKEQILQDVQIPTIARRGRPPKRGVKRAEDMSLPKGDKKKMTEVDTDVRDTSSTVEVVKASEGWRSPRTQKLQQTLVTSPTLVNKKGGRMDKLSASKIVLADQADSASNEDSDLKPNTDSEPFGKSLDKAENANTKVLRKENDLKENDEKLPEENIEKRDTSSFRQQTEKSIKTKSPRFKRNSKQVTEEKSHSLKNLEIRVSVDDVKGLLRSEHVESESFEANAVTKTKTVVQENVETQIADFPKDTKELGLQENEDTLSEPELPADPVAVLLARQKELEQAVENIAKLTADQHSRPYKEPPPGQPAVLPPAVVEPEVEVEEEKRANPASETELAAAIDSITAEDTCGDADGFPTPPTYTALIPTPESVISSTSSSNDIMEPETHMVINNILAGNLDEDSQTSPKGSMLESKLDDDPIPLETPKKTVKVRAKTPKKSRNRKSAIIRKGDTDDEASQSEHSPVKFPESIPDDPETTDSKAATVTAGMTAVASVVTAVATCRRDVTSAITVDNPKEAEQPEVEQPVPKESAFHLSTNNNSDLKKQLQTAKPSTPTIISAHPSPVSQFSLPLLRPAKMPLSPNWSQRSEESRIYANAPCHVTVVTPTVTPSTTLGNPSSNPPMPPDTKASDIDSSSSTLRKILMEPKYVSASNSNSTPSTIVTSALSDLSRTSENENPTKTSSSRLQHSEQRPPLIPQPVHHKPSPLTESQQNCGEKTQHTVISPATSVISRIPMPYDTEETPRITLSNRSIGPFIPKQKFRLNSNENNRCHGVDIVDDGARGRSIVEPTPYHSGSSPGLRVNTSEGVVVLSYSGQKTEGPHRMRAKISQIPQASAGDIEFQQSVSKSQIKQEPLISSSHSPTPKVAPTPTGYGHTGVLLTGQSYNAQPVISSIKQEVIGCDKSEAPYHTSSQGVVKMFQPPVSSPQVLMYNQAVIQQQHSKRGLVTDPLPKKMDMSNTVQQSNLSPVISPHHPSISGTCMSPSPGITNDRSTLHLKQESQSPRTAGHASLPFVKNCPPSSSPIGISVLSHSMPPMPTYHSSLHHSHPEQSSVIIQPHSVTQSMVHEARMNNPPISGLNYRRRGDSLSSPHQGSAKCSSAPQPNVIRDIILQSRSSPQTSVSGGGGGGGNVASEEEPKHFNHALGRPSVPHLHSDAMRVHGDPRGLHPSMRMDQYRDMHQRILMHQQLGEQAALEARQSRNSETPATSSSNISGPSKSPVMGKSIELSANEPLKPLEGKLMHPTNSESRIRVSASSPIIMPSHPHGVQLMHPGGAGSFPVYRDIRGFPSQFSGHNLTNPGIASSKIQQEQDLGNRGKMSQSHVGGSDSTAESSHHHHATSSEPSHISRITGPSAFLLTPPPTATPSSSQQPRHDMKLEHSGHRPVDMVQLLTKYPIVWQGLLALKNDQAAVQLHFVSGNTMLAQRSLPPPEGGSLLRIVQRMRLEASQLDSVARRMTMENDYCLLLALPCGRDKEDVLGQTKALKSGFITYLQAKQAAGIINVPNPGSNQPAYVVQIFPPCEFSESHLLRLAPDLLNSVSSISPHLMIVIASV from the exons GACTGCTGAAAGTCGGGATAGGGCATATGATCACGGTGCCTATGGACATCACGAGCGTCCTGGTAGCAGCTTTGACCGTCAGAGGCACTATGAAGCAGACTATTATCGTGATGCAAGGGAGAGGACTCTAAGCAGCGCTGGAAGTGGGTCTGGCACCTCCAGTGGAAGTACAACGGTGCCCTCAGGAGTCAGTGGAACTATAGTTAGCGCTGTTGCTGGGACTGCTGGAGCTGGTGGATCAGCTGGTGCACCGACAGGAGGCAGCGGAGGATCGGCAACCAGCGGGGTTGGTTTCTTTCGCTCCCACAGCAGGAGCCCATGTCGCTTTGAGACTCCAGAACCTCGCTACGAGTCTCGCACCAGAGAACCATTTACCCTGGCCAGTGTGGTTCACAGGGACCTTTACCGGGAAGACCGAGGACGGCGCGGGGACAGGTCGTACCGCCAAAGCCATAGCCGCTCTCCACATTCGACACATTCTCGAAACCCCTCTCCTCAGAGACTGGTGAGTCAGGCTACCCGTCACCCTTGCTCCCACAGCGGGTCCGGCTCCCGTAGCCGCTCCTCCAGTTCGGACTCGGCCAGCAGTACCAGCAGCAGCACAAGTGGCAG TGATTCAAGCAGTAGCTCGAGCGATGACTCTCCAGCACGGTCAGTGCAGTCTGCTGCTGTCCCTGCACCCTCAGCTCTTCCTTTATCTTCCTTTGACAAGGACGAACCGCGCAAAAGCTTTGGCATTAAGGTCCAAAATCTTCCTGTGCGCTCCACAG ATACCAGCCTAAAGGATGGTTTGTTTCATGAATTTAAAAAACATGGAAAAGTCACATCAGTTCAAATTCATGGAGCTTCAGAGGAGCGCTATGGGCTTGTCTTTTTCCGCCAACAAGAAGACCAAGAGAAAGCACTTGGAGCGTCAAAAGGGAAACTTTTTTTTGGAATGCAAATTGATGTCACAGCCTGGAATGGCCCAG AGACAGAAAGTGAAAATGAGTTCCGACCCTTGGATGAGAGGATCGACGAGTTTCATCCTAAAGCTACACGGACATTATTCATTGGTAACCTGGAGAAGACCACTACTTACCATGACCTGCTAAACATCTTTGAACGCTTCGGGGAAATTGTA GATATTGACATTAAGAAGGCAAATGGAGCACCACAGTATGCCTTTCTACAATACTGCGACATTGCTAGTGTCTGCAAGGCCATAAAGAAGATGGATGGGGAGTATCTTGGCAACAACAGATTAAAG CTGGGCTTTGGAAAGAGTATGCCAACAACGTGTGTTTGGTTAGATGGATTATCATCTAACACGACAGGGCAGTTTCTTACTCGTCATTTCTGTCGCTATGGACATGTTGTCAAG GTTGTATTTGACAGGATAAAAGGAATGGCCCTTATTCTGTATAACAACATTGAATATGCACAAGCTGCAGTGAAAGACACAAAAGGGTGGAAGATAGGTGGCAGTAAAATTAAG GTTGACTTTGCAAATCAGGAAAGTCAGATGACTTTTTATCGTTCAATGCAGGCATCTGGGCAAGATATGAGAGACTTTTATGACTTTCTCTCAGAAGGAAG GGAAGATCGGCGAAACCAGTATGAGTTTCAAGCTGAAAGACAGTATTATGAGAATGTGCGAACATCTGGAACATTTACCGAAGATCCACGACGTAAATACCCTGCAAGAAGTCGAGAGTTTTATGCTGATTGGGACCCATATCAGGGAGATTACTATGACCCACAGTACTTTGAAGACCCTCGAGAATACAGAGAATACAGAGCTGACCCTTATGAGCAGGACATTCGTAAATACAGCTACTTGCAACGGGAACGTGAACGAGAAAGGGAGCGCTTTGAAACCGATCGTGGACGAGATCATGGAAGAAGGACCATTGAGCGGAGCCAAAGTCCATCTCACATTTCCACTCGTCGTCCTGTCAGCCCCACCGCATCTCCGTCACTTTCTGAGAGAATACCAAGTGATTCAGACCGCCGAATTTGTTGTCAGTCATCTGAAAGAAGTGGAAGTTGCAGTTCAATTTCCCCCCCCAGGTTTGAAAAACTCGAAAAAGCTCGCTCGGAAAGATTTGTTAAAGCTGAAAATCTTGACAAAGATCGAAGTTTTGAGATTGAAAGGGGGAATCTGGTGGAAAAGGAGAAGAGAACCAGccggaaagagaaagaaaaacagaggCTTAAGAAGCTCAAAGTTACATCACCCACTCTCCAGACATGTGAGACAGAACCTGAACTTGAAAGAGATGCTAGTCCAGAGGCTGTTCAGCGAGGTAAGGCTAGTAAAATTCCAAAGGAAATTTTGAAAGGAAGGCTTGACCTTCTGCCTTGTGTTGTTCAGTTAACACGAGTTAAAGAAAAAGAAGGAAAACTGATCGGTCATGTCTTTCAAGAAAAACAAATACCAAGAGGTGACAGTCCTAGACTGGCATCACCTACAGCCGACCAGAGGAGCCCTTCATTCCGCTCTGAATCAATGAAAGTTGACAAGCATGGAAAGATGCCAAGAGATAAAAATATGCACAATTCATCTGAGATTGCTGAAAAAGATGGTAAAATCAAATCCAAAAAGCATGTGAAATCTGATATTGAATTTGAAAATACCGTTTCTGTGGATGTTGATCGTTTAGCTGCAAGAAAAAGGCGCTTTGAAGATTTTGGAAGAACGGATCGACAAAAAAGAGCAAATGAAGAGGACTCCGGTAGACCTGGACTCTACAAACTCTGCAACAATACAAAAGAGACAGACGCAGAAAAAAGCCTTTTGATAAGAGGAATACATAAAAAGGAACACCACAGAGAAAAATATATCCGAATGGCTTTGATTATTAGTCCCAAAGATGGACGAGACAGTGAAAACAACTCTATAGATCTTCCTTTAGAGGGACAGTCTCATAATGAAGAGCTACAAGAAGATCTTACAGCCCAGATGAAGTCTCCCGTTATTAAAATGGATTTGGaaggctcaaaaagtgaaaatggCTCCAATTTGCCAAATATTTTAGATGACACCAACCTTGATATGGAGGAATTAAAAGAACAAAATCAGCTTTTGTCTGAAAATGAATGTGGGAGAGGAAAGTGCAAAGACTTTGAAGAAGATGACCACTTAATGAGCATCATCCAATCCAACAAAATGGAAAAGAATCAGTGGCTCCCGTCAAAACTTGCTGATACTGATAAATTGATCAAATCACCAAATCATGAAGGTGCTGATTTTGAAAAGGAGTACATCATGCGTGATGTTGGGAAACCTTTTCAAGATATGACTGGTGATGACTTCTCTTTTAAAAAGAGAGTCAAACTGGAAAGTTTTGACTTTGAGTTAATTAAAGGAAAACAAGACTTTGCTCGTTCCCAAAAATTGAATGATGACCTCTACAATTTACCTTCCATCATAGGAGCTGGTCAGTTTTCTGAAAATGAGGATGATGAAACAGCCCATGTTTCTTTATCAGTCACCAAGAAGGAAAGAAAATCCTCTCCAGCAACAGACGAAAGATTTTCTCACACAGAATCAATCAAAAATAGTTTGGGCCTGACAACCAAACATTTTACGCCGTCTAAACATGAGGTCCAAAAACAAAAATCATCCTTGCTAAGATTTGATGATGAGTTAATGCAGCATTGGGAACAGCAGATTAAGTCTGATTCTTCTAGAATGGAAATCAATTTCTCAACTGATATTTCAAAACGTGAAAGCATCCGCAAACGCCTTAGCCAGGATTTGGAACCTGGAGAGGTCCAGTCTGATTCAGACGATGATGGAGAAAACAAGCACATCTCTCCCAAATCGAGCAGTTCCTTGTCTTATATTCTCAGGGGTTGTGATGAGAGGATGACAAAGCTTTCAAGCTCCTTGGAGAAAAATAAATTTTACTCATTTGCTTTAGACAAAACAATAACCCCTGATACAAAAGCACTCCTTGAAAGAGCCAAGACTTTGTATTCCTCCAGGGAGGATAATTGGTCTTTTCTCCCCTCACGCTTTCCAGCATCCCACGGTTGTTCTGATAAGGACAAGGCAGCGTTAGCACCTCGACCAATTCCTTCTTGgtatttgaaaaagaaaaagattCGTACTAACTCTGATGAAAAGTTACATGATAAAAAGGAGGAACTTAAGCCACAGGAGCAAGAACGCCAGGAATTATTTGCTTCGCGTTTTCTGCATAGTTCAATCTTTGAACAGGATTCACGGCGATTGCAGCATCTTGAGCGGAAGGACCCAGATTTAGAGACCGGAAgcaacaggccatttaccaaaccCGGCAACATTGATGCACATCCTGAGTCTGGAACAGCCGATTTTCCACAAGAGCCCATAGTGCTTTTTCATAGTCGGTTTTTGGAGCTTCAGCAACAAAAAGACAAGGACCATACCTCATCAGAGGCTGAGAATGATTCGTTAGAAGTGGAAATTAAAAGACGTGAAATTTGTAACTGTGATGATGAGATTTCTGATAAGGAATCAGAGCCAGCATTAAAGGCAAATGAGAAATCTGCCAGCCCCCCCGTAACAGTTTCATCATTTGTGCCTTCTCCCAAAGAAACCTCTATACCTGAAAAGAAGGACAATGTAAATACATTTTCAGATCCTCCAGTCACTTTTGTCAAAGATGAAGTTGAGCCAGTCCTTGAGGGACCCCCACCTGATTCCCTTCCAATGGAAGATCTTGAGTCATCATCTCCCTCTAAGGTACTTTTACTCCCTACACCCACAATTTCAGAAGTTGAAATCAAAACAGACACAAAGGCAGAGGTTACTGAACCCAAAACCAAGTTTGATGATAGTTTGATGATGGACCATGATCCTATTGTGGAAGAAAGCTCTCTCGTTTCTCCTGGTTTGCAAAGTGCTTTCAAAAGAGAGCAAGCAGAATTAGCTGACTCGAACTGTTCACCAATTGAAGAAAAACCTGAAGTGATTAAGTTGGAGCCTAATGTTGAAAACCAGGAAACAAAACACCACGAGGAACCACAGAAAACAGAGACAGATAGTGAGCCATGCATGCCAGAACTGGAGGCTGAAGTTAAACCATTACCTGCCCGCAGAAAACCAAAGGGTAAAAGGGCAAAGTCATTGTCTGTTTTGCGTGCTACACAACCAGCTCACATCGTCAGCAGCAAAAAGCCTGCAACACGAAAGAGTGAACGGATTGATAAAGAGAAACTCAAAAGAGCATCATCTCCAAGAGGAGAAGCACCCAAGCTGTTACTTGAGTCTAAAACCACATCCAAGTCTCCAGTACATGCGTCAGATTCGGAACAAATTGTTGAGTCAAGTTTAATTTACGGGAGAACACGGAGGAGGAATGTAAGGTCAGTCTATGCCACACTACATGAAGATGAACAAGCTGGAAAAGAGGTTACAGAGTCATCACGCTGCACACGGAAACGTGGCGCTGACAAAGAGCAAATACTCCAAGATGTTCAAATTCCTACCATTGCTAGGCGGGGACGTCCTCCTAAAAGAGGTGTAAAAAGAGCAGAAGATATGTCCCTTCCAAAAGGGGATAAGAAGAAGATGACTGAAGTAGACACAGATGTTAGAGACACATCGAGTACAGTGGAAGTTGTGAAAGCCTCAGAGGGATGGCGTTCACCTCGTACACAAAAACTCCAACAAACACTAGTAACTTCACCAACGCTTGTAAACAAAAAAGGGGGTAGAATGGACAAATTGTCTGCTAGCAAAATAGTGTTAGCTGATCAGGCTGATTCTGCTAGTAATGAGGACTCAGACCTTAAACCTAACACTGATTCTGAACCATTTGGCAAGTCATTAGATAAGGCAGAAAACGCAAATACAAAAGTACTCagaaaagaaaatgatttaaaagagaATGATGAAAAACTACCTGAGGAGAACATTGAAAAAAGAGACACCAGCTCCTTCAGACAGCAGACTGAAAAAAGTATTAAAACCAAATCACCAAGGTTCAAACGAAATTCCAAGCAGGTCACTGAAGAAAAATCCCACAGTTTAAAAAATCTAGAAATTAGGGTTAGTGTTGATGATGTAAAAGGTTTACTTCGTTCTGAACATGTTGAGTCTGAGAGTTTTGAAGCTAACGCTGTTACAAAAACTAAGACGGTTGTACAAGAGAATGTGGAAACACAGATTGCAGACTTTCCAAAAGACACCAAAGAACTTGGTCTACAGGAAAATGAAGACACATTATCGGAACCAGAACTTCCTGCCGATCCTGTTGCTGTTCTTTTAGCACGACAGAAGGAGCTTGAGCAAGCGGTTGAAAATATTGCCAAACTCACAGCTGACCAACATTCTCGACCCTATAAAGAACCCCCACCTGGGCAACCTGCTGTATTGCCTCCTGCTGTAGTGGAACCAGAAGTTGAAGTGGAAGAGGAAAAGCGGGCTAATCCTGCAAGTGAAACTGAACTAGCTGCTGCTATTGATTCTATTACAGCTGAAGACACCTGTGGGGATGCAGATGGGTTCCCAACTCCACCGACTTACACTGCACTTATTCCTACCCCTGAGTCTGTAATATCCTCTACTTCGTCCTCAAATGACATTATGGAACCTGAAACACATATGGTGATCAATAATATTCTTGCTGGAAATTTAGATGAAGATTCTCAGACAAGCCCAAAAGGGTCAATGTTGGAGTCTAAATTAGATGACGATCCCATTCCACTTGAAACACCTAAGAAAACAGTTAAAGTTAGAGCCAAAACTCCAAAGAAGTCCAGAAATCGTAAAAGTGCTATTATCAGAAAAGGGGATACTGATGATGAGGCCTCTCAGTCTGAGCACTCGCCCGTCAAGTTTCCCGAGTCAATCCCAGATGATCCAGAAACCACTGATTCTAAAGCAGCTACTGTTACAGCTGGAATGACAGCAGTAGCTTCTGTTGTTACAGCTGTTGCAACTTGTAGACGGGATGTTACAAGTGCTATAACTGTAGACAACCCCAAAGAGGCAGAACAGCCTGAAGTAGAACAACCTGTACCTAAAGAATCTGCTTTTCATTTAAGTACCAACAACAACTCTGACTTGAAAAAGCAACTCCAAACAGCAAAGCCAAGTACTCCAACCATCATCTCTGCTCATCCATCCCCAGTGTCCCAATTCAGCCTACCGCTGCTGCGACCGGCCAAAATGCCACTTTCACCTAACTGGTCACAGAGGTCTGAAGAAAGCAGAATTTATGCTAATGCTCCATGCCATGTCACAGTGGTAACTCCCACTGTCACTCCATCAACCACTCTTGGAAACCCTTCATCAAATCCCCCAATGCCCCCTGACACCAAGGCCTCTGATATTGATTCCAGTTCCAGTACTCTGAGGAAAATCTTAATGGAACCCAAGTATGTATCTGCATCAAACAGCAATTCTACACCTAGCACTATAGTCACATCTGCCCTGTCAGATCTTTCACGGACATCAGAGAATGAAAATCCTACCAAAACCAGTAGTTCAAGACTGCAACATTCTGAACAGCGTCCACCATTAATACCTCAGCCTGTACACCATAAACCATCTCCACTGACTGAATCCCAACAGAATTGTGGAGAAAAGACACAGCATACAGTTATTTCTCCTGCTACCTCAGTAATAAGTCGAATTCCAATGCCTTATGATACAGAGGAAACACCACGGATTACTCTAAGCAACAGAAGCATTGGCCCGTTCATTCCAAAACAAAAATTTAGATTAAACTCAAATGAGAATAACCGCTGCCATGGTGTAGATATTGTAGATGATGGCGCAAGAGGGCGCTCAATTGTTGAACCCACTCCTTACCATTCAGGTTCTAGTCCTGGACTAAGGGTCAATACATCTGAGGGTGTCGTTGTTTTGAGTTATTCTGGTCAGAAAACTGAAGGGCCACATAGGATGAGAGCCAAAATCAGTCAGATTCCTCAGGCTAGTGCTGGTGATATAGAGTTTCAGCAATCTGTGTCCAAATCTCAGATAAAGCAAGAACCGCTCATCTCATCATCCCATTCGCCTACACCTAAAGTTGCACCAACTCCTACAGGTTATGGGCACACTGGGGTCCTTTTGACTGGCCAATCCTATAATGCTCAGCCTGTAATTTCTAGCATCAAACAGGAAGTTATTGGCTGTGACAAATCAGAAGCTCCATATCATACATCTTCTCAGGGTGTGGTAAAGATGTTCCAGCCACCAGTTAGTTCCCCTCAAGTTTTAATGTACAACCAAGCTGTTATTCAGCAACAGCATAGCAAGAGAGGACTGGTGACAGACCCATTGCCTAAAAAAATGGACATGAGTAATACTGTTCAGCAGTCTAACCTAAGCCCAGTCATTAGTCCACACCATCCATCGATATCTGGAACGTGTATGAGTCCTAGCCCTGGAATCACAAATGATCGGTCAACGCTGCACCTCAAGCAAGAATCCCAGTCTCCACGAACAGCCGGCCATGCTTCCTTACCCTTTGTCAAAAACTGTCCACCAAGCAGCTCACCCATCGGAATTTCTGTTCTCAGTCACAGCATGCCACCAATGCCCACGTACCATTCCAGTTTGCATCACTCACATCCAGAGCAGTCCTCTGTCATAATTCAGCCTCACAGTGTCACTCAGTCAATGGTGCATGAGGCCAGAATGAACAACCCACCTATATCTGGACTAAACTACCGAAGACGTGGAGACTCCCTGTCCTCTCCACATCAGGGGTCTGCAAAATGCTCCAGTGCACCGCAGCCTAATGTCATTCGAGATATCATACTGCAGTCTCGTTCGAGTCCCCAAACTTCAGTGTCAGGTGGTGGTGGCGGTGGTGGCAACGTTGCAAGTGAAGAGGAACCTAAACATTTTAACCATGCTCTCGGTAGACCTTCAGTTCCCCATCTTCATTCAGATGCAATGAGGGTTCACGGTGATCCCAGAGGACTTCATCCAAGCATGCGTATGGATCAGTACAGAGACATGCACCAACGCATACTCATGCACCAGCAACTAGGAGAACAAGCTGCTTTGGAAGCAAGACAGTCCCGCAACTCAGAGACTCCAGCAACATCTTCAAGCAACATCTCTGGACCTTCAAAAAGTCCTGTAATGGGAAAGAGCATTGAGCTTTCTGCAAATGAGCCTCTCAAACCTCTTGAAGGAAAGCTAATGCATCCAACAAACAGTGAAAGTAGAATAAGAGTATCTGCATCTAGTCCCATCATTATGCCTTCTCACCCTCATGGGGTTCAGCTGATGCATCCAGGAGGAGCAGGCTCCTTCCCAGTATACCGGGACATACGGGGTTTCCCATCCCAGTTTTCAGGACACAACCTGACTAACCCGGGAATTGCATCTTCAAAG ATCCAGCAGGAACAGGATCTGGGTAATAGAGGAAAAATGTCTCAGTCACATGTCGGAGGAAGTGATTCCACCGCTGAGAGTTCCCATCATCACCATGCTACCTCTTCAGAGCCATCCCACATTTCTCGAATCACAG GCCCCTCAGCATTCCTTCTTACTCCACCTCCAACAGCAACGCCATCAAGTTCACAGCAGCCACGACACGATATGAAGCTGGAACATTCAGGACACCGGCCGGTTGACATGGTGCAGCTTTTAACG AAATATCCTATAGTATGGCAAGGTCTCCTGGCACTGAAGAATGACCAGGCTGCCGTCCAGTTGCACTTTGTTTCTGGCAACACCATGCTGGCTCAGCGTTCCCTGCCGCCTCCAGAAGGAGGTTCTCTTCTCCGTATTGTCCAGAGGATGAGGCTTGAGGCTTCCCAGTTGGACAGCGTAGCGCGCAGAATGACC ATGGAAAATGACTACTGTTTGCTACTGGCTCTGCCCTGTGGCAGAGACAAAGAAGATGTCCTTGGTCAAACAAAAGCCTTGAAAAGTGGCTTCATCACCTACCTGCAAGCCAAACAGGCAGCTGGCATTATCAATGTGCCCAACCCTGGCTCTAACCAG CCAGCTTATGTGGTGCAAATTTTCCCACCGTGTGAATTCTCGGAGAGCCATCTGTTGCGTCTGGCCCCCGACCTTCTCAACAGCGTCTCCAGCATTTCGCCTCACCTCATGATTGTCATTGCTTCTGTTTGA